Proteins encoded in a region of the Mucilaginibacter sabulilitoris genome:
- a CDS encoding ester cyclase: MSDTIQQQSVAEFSPIEKVLHFWNNVWSHPYNLNLIDELMVEDFMITTGGVEIKGREQFKQWVAAFQSTVHEGNLENLDIFESKDGSKVVSRWRFTGFHNGMFGLEPNRQPINLTGTSIWEIRDGKLAHNRVERSAWEVYQELIKENLNR; the protein is encoded by the coding sequence ATGAGCGACACAATACAACAGCAGTCCGTAGCTGAGTTTTCACCGATAGAAAAGGTTCTTCATTTCTGGAACAACGTTTGGAGCCATCCTTATAATTTAAACCTGATTGATGAGTTGATGGTTGAGGATTTTATGATCACAACCGGAGGGGTAGAGATCAAAGGTCGTGAGCAGTTTAAGCAATGGGTAGCCGCGTTTCAGAGTACAGTACATGAAGGTAATTTAGAGAACCTGGACATTTTTGAAAGTAAGGATGGATCTAAGGTAGTATCAAGGTGGAGATTTACCGGCTTTCATAATGGAATGTTCGGATTAGAACCCAACCGTCAGCCTATAAACCTTACCGGGACTTCTATATGGGAAATTCGCGATGGTAAACTGGCGCATAACCGGGTGGAAAGAAGCGCCTGGGAAGTATATCAGGAACTGATAAAAGAAAATTTAAATAGATAA
- a CDS encoding ArsR/SmtB family transcription factor — protein sequence MNHLEIFKALSNPTRLQILSWLKTPEKYFPDQLEPFSTGICVGQIQRKSGMTQSTISENLSVMQRAGLVTSIRKGQWTYYKRNEEIFTKLSLSVASEI from the coding sequence ATGAATCACCTGGAAATTTTTAAAGCGCTTTCTAATCCCACTCGTTTACAAATACTCAGCTGGCTTAAAACCCCCGAGAAGTATTTCCCTGATCAACTGGAGCCATTCTCCACAGGCATTTGTGTTGGCCAGATTCAAAGAAAGAGCGGTATGACACAATCTACCATTTCCGAAAATCTGTCGGTCATGCAGCGTGCAGGCTTAGTTACATCTATCCGTAAAGGTCAGTGGACATACTATAAACGTAACGAAGAAATATTTACAAAACTGAGTTTATCAGTAGCGTCTGAAATTTAA
- a CDS encoding AI-2E family transporter: MTPNQKHPTESETQKELTYIQKVWHTVAIVALLVVVILIARVAFNVLLMVLAGILISVYFHGFGDLIQRRTKWPRRTCMLISVGGSFVILGVLFWFMGTKISNQIAILSDTLPHTISTAKLKMSETPLGKKALEYLSDDNSDELFATARKFFSTSFGVLGDLYIIMFLAIFFTTSPNLYKDGIIKLIPGDKRELAHCVIDRISVTLKGWLKSMMLSMVLVFILLTVGLSIMSIPVALVLALFTGLLKLIPNFGSAAAMVPGVLLALTISTNTAIIVALIYIVTQTIVSYIVTPLIQKKMIDLPPALTILAQVLMGTLSGVLGVVLAVPLLAIIMILVDELYVKKIDKVV; this comes from the coding sequence ATGACCCCAAACCAAAAACATCCAACCGAAAGCGAAACGCAAAAAGAACTCACATACATACAAAAGGTATGGCATACGGTTGCCATAGTAGCTTTATTGGTAGTAGTTATCCTGATAGCGCGCGTTGCCTTTAATGTGTTGTTGATGGTATTGGCTGGCATCCTGATATCCGTTTACTTTCATGGTTTTGGCGATTTGATACAGCGCCGGACAAAATGGCCACGGCGGACTTGTATGCTTATTTCTGTTGGTGGGTCCTTTGTAATACTGGGGGTTTTGTTTTGGTTTATGGGTACAAAAATATCAAACCAGATAGCTATATTGAGCGATACGCTCCCTCATACAATCAGCACCGCCAAACTCAAAATGTCCGAAACGCCTTTAGGCAAAAAAGCGCTTGAATATTTATCAGATGATAATTCTGACGAGTTATTTGCCACCGCCAGGAAGTTTTTTAGTACCAGTTTTGGCGTTCTGGGCGATTTGTATATTATCATGTTCCTGGCTATTTTTTTTACCACAAGCCCCAATTTATATAAAGACGGCATTATAAAATTGATTCCCGGCGATAAAAGGGAACTGGCCCATTGCGTTATTGACCGTATAAGTGTTACGCTCAAAGGATGGTTAAAAAGCATGATGCTCTCCATGGTGCTGGTATTTATTTTACTTACCGTTGGCTTAAGCATTATGAGCATACCTGTGGCGCTCGTACTGGCCTTATTTACGGGTTTGCTGAAACTCATTCCCAACTTTGGTTCGGCAGCTGCAATGGTGCCTGGTGTACTGCTGGCACTTACTATAAGCACAAATACGGCTATAATAGTGGCCCTTATTTATATTGTAACCCAAACCATTGTAAGCTATATCGTAACGCCGCTTATACAAAAGAAAATGATCGATCTGCCACCTGCCCTCACCATATTGGCACAGGTATTAATGGGTACCTTATCGGGTGTTTTGGGCGTTGTGTTGGCCGTACCACTATTGGCTATTATCATGATATTAGTTGATGAATTGTATGTGAAAAAGATTGATAAGGTAGTTTGA
- a CDS encoding nucleotide triphosphate diphosphatase NUDT15, with protein sequence MDQIKVGVGVIIWNDNKVLLGKRLGAHGHAEWSFPGGHVEFGETPEYAAIREVEEETALLVGKLNKFHFTSDVFDSGRHYITLFFVAESWSGEVINMEPEKCAEWNWFTPENLPQPLFKPIITLLKEVRLAKR encoded by the coding sequence ATGGATCAAATAAAAGTTGGCGTAGGAGTTATCATATGGAACGATAACAAGGTATTGTTAGGCAAACGACTTGGGGCACACGGCCACGCCGAATGGTCATTCCCCGGCGGCCATGTAGAGTTTGGCGAAACACCTGAATACGCTGCCATACGCGAAGTTGAAGAAGAAACCGCCTTACTTGTGGGGAAATTAAATAAGTTTCATTTTACAAGTGATGTGTTTGATAGTGGCAGGCATTATATCACCTTGTTTTTTGTAGCCGAATCCTGGAGCGGAGAGGTAATAAATATGGAACCTGAAAAATGCGCAGAATGGAACTGGTTTACCCCTGAAAACTTACCCCAGCCATTGTTTAAACCTATTATAACTCTGTTAAAAGAGGTCAGGTTAGCAAAACGTTAA
- a CDS encoding phosphocholine-specific phospholipase C, which produces MESRREFIKKSLLLSGAAGLYTMLPASVQRAFAIDPKAGSTFLDAEHIVILMQENRSFDHCFGTLQGVRGFNDPRAINLPDKKPVWMQTNAVGETYAPFRLNIKDSKVTWIGSLPHSRASQVDAYNNGKYDQWLQAKPSGNKKYAGMPLTLGHYTREDLPFHYAMADAFTVCDQSFCSAMTSTTPNRAFFWTGKTSYELDGLTKVNIRNDDFDHAKLPWKTFPELLEDNDIFWKFYQNELDCAGGFKGEERSWLSNFGCNNLEFYAAYNVKFTPRYIESLHHQLNTLPAQISSLKESASSGDEKVQASIKAKQAVLDKANYELKKYSKEAFDKLSPREKSLYNRAFVINSGDADYRSVTTLSYDDGGTKRDVTVPKGDVLHQFREDVNTGKLPAVSWLAGPQNFSDHPSAPWYGAWYVSEILDILTKNPEVWKKTIFISTYDENDGYFDHVRPFSIPDEEIPGTGKVSKGITTEVEHVRLANELKQGVPKKAAREAPIGLGFRVPTVIASPWSRGGKVCSELFDHTSTIQFLETFFNQKLKKNIKNENISQWRRTICGDLTSVFSPFDDNKPDKIDFLNRDNFVETIYNAKFKEDPAGFKQISDADVANFAKNPLAGDIVPLQEKGIRPSCALPYELYSHGALSADKKSFELKLEAGSKVFGSRSAGSPFTVSAPGKFHDTAEENSAADVCRNWSFAVAVGDTLTYNWPVKAFEGDKYHLKVNGPNGFYREFAGTANDPLLNIHAEYERGQDGKLTGNVALKIANSSPSKSYAVTIKDTGYHKNDVKKQISAGGTQIISLDLKQHHGWYDFSVSVDGADHFEQRYAGRVETGAESFTDPLMGGIV; this is translated from the coding sequence ATGGAGTCCAGACGGGAGTTTATTAAAAAGTCATTATTATTATCGGGAGCTGCGGGGCTTTACACCATGCTCCCTGCATCGGTACAGCGCGCCTTCGCCATTGACCCAAAGGCAGGCAGCACCTTTTTAGATGCGGAGCATATTGTAATCCTGATGCAGGAAAACAGGTCATTTGACCATTGTTTTGGCACATTGCAAGGCGTGAGGGGCTTTAATGATCCGCGGGCGATAAACCTGCCAGATAAAAAACCAGTATGGATGCAAACCAATGCGGTAGGCGAAACTTATGCGCCATTCCGTTTAAATATTAAAGATTCAAAAGTTACCTGGATAGGTTCATTGCCACATTCGAGGGCGAGCCAGGTTGATGCATATAATAACGGTAAGTATGACCAGTGGCTGCAGGCAAAACCATCGGGCAATAAAAAGTACGCCGGTATGCCGCTTACTCTTGGTCACTATACCCGCGAAGATCTGCCCTTTCATTACGCCATGGCCGATGCCTTTACCGTTTGCGATCAAAGCTTTTGTTCGGCCATGACCAGTACAACGCCTAACAGGGCTTTTTTCTGGACAGGAAAAACCAGTTATGAGCTTGATGGCCTTACAAAAGTAAATATCCGCAATGACGACTTTGATCATGCAAAATTACCCTGGAAAACATTTCCGGAATTATTGGAAGACAATGACATTTTCTGGAAGTTTTACCAGAATGAACTGGATTGTGCCGGCGGGTTTAAAGGTGAAGAAAGATCATGGCTCTCCAATTTTGGCTGTAATAACTTAGAGTTCTATGCGGCATACAATGTTAAATTTACGCCCCGGTACATAGAAAGTCTGCATCATCAGCTAAATACACTTCCGGCTCAGATCAGCAGCCTGAAAGAATCAGCTTCATCAGGCGACGAAAAAGTGCAAGCGAGCATAAAAGCTAAGCAAGCTGTATTGGATAAGGCAAACTATGAACTGAAAAAGTACAGTAAGGAAGCATTTGATAAATTATCTCCAAGAGAAAAAAGTTTATACAATCGGGCTTTTGTAATTAATTCTGGCGATGCTGATTACCGGAGTGTTACTACGCTTAGTTATGACGATGGGGGGACAAAACGCGATGTAACAGTACCTAAAGGCGATGTACTGCACCAGTTTAGAGAAGATGTTAATACAGGCAAATTACCTGCGGTTTCATGGCTTGCGGGCCCTCAGAATTTTTCAGACCACCCAAGCGCCCCCTGGTATGGTGCATGGTACGTTTCTGAAATTTTGGATATATTGACCAAAAATCCCGAAGTATGGAAAAAAACTATTTTCATCAGCACCTATGATGAAAATGACGGCTATTTTGACCATGTTCGACCATTTTCCATCCCTGATGAAGAAATACCGGGAACCGGCAAAGTATCAAAAGGTATAACTACCGAAGTGGAACATGTAAGGTTGGCAAATGAACTTAAACAGGGAGTTCCTAAAAAGGCGGCACGTGAGGCGCCTATAGGACTTGGTTTCAGGGTGCCAACAGTTATTGCATCGCCATGGAGCAGAGGAGGGAAGGTTTGTTCTGAACTGTTTGACCACACCTCAACTATACAATTCCTCGAAACCTTCTTCAATCAAAAATTAAAGAAAAATATAAAGAACGAAAATATCAGCCAATGGCGACGGACGATATGTGGTGACCTTACCTCGGTATTTAGCCCTTTCGATGACAATAAACCAGACAAGATCGACTTCCTGAACCGCGATAATTTTGTGGAGACAATTTATAATGCGAAATTTAAAGAAGACCCTGCGGGTTTCAAACAGATATCAGATGCTGACGTAGCCAATTTTGCTAAAAACCCACTTGCAGGCGATATTGTTCCATTGCAGGAAAAGGGTATCCGCCCATCGTGCGCTTTACCTTATGAACTTTATTCACATGGGGCTTTAAGCGCCGATAAAAAGAGCTTTGAACTAAAACTTGAGGCAGGTAGTAAAGTTTTTGGCAGCCGCTCTGCAGGTTCACCTTTTACCGTTAGCGCGCCAGGTAAGTTTCATGATACAGCGGAGGAGAATAGTGCAGCCGACGTGTGTCGTAACTGGTCATTTGCAGTAGCTGTTGGCGATACGCTGACCTATAACTGGCCGGTTAAAGCTTTTGAAGGCGACAAATATCATTTGAAGGTGAATGGGCCAAATGGCTTTTACCGCGAATTTGCCGGTACCGCTAATGACCCGCTGTTGAACATCCATGCGGAGTACGAACGCGGGCAGGATGGGAAATTAACGGGAAATGTAGCGTTAAAAATTGCTAATTCCAGTCCGTCAAAAAGCTACGCTGTGACCATTAAAGATACGGGATATCATAAAAATGATGTTAAAAAGCAAATAAGTGCAGGCGGAACACAAATTATATCTCTTGATCTGAAACAGCATCATGGGTGGTATGATTTCAGCGTGAGCGTAGATGGTGCAGATCATTTTGAGCAGCGATATGCGGGCCGGGTTGAAACCGGAGCAGAAAGCTTTACAGACCCGCTTATGGGTGGAATTGTATAA
- a CDS encoding DUF3037 domain-containing protein, with the protein MQEQHLFEYAVIRVVPRVEREEFINIGVILYCPKQAFLQARFKLDVARMAAFCSELDIDCLKDNISSFERICNGDKHAGAIARLDMASRFRWLTATRSTVVQPSKVHPGLCLDAELTLTKLFEQLVG; encoded by the coding sequence ATGCAAGAGCAGCACTTATTTGAGTACGCCGTGATCCGCGTTGTGCCGAGGGTGGAGCGCGAGGAGTTTATAAACATAGGGGTTATCCTGTACTGCCCTAAGCAAGCGTTTTTACAGGCCCGGTTTAAGCTTGATGTGGCTCGCATGGCTGCGTTTTGCTCTGAACTTGATATAGATTGTCTGAAGGATAACATCAGCTCGTTTGAGCGCATCTGCAATGGCGATAAACATGCGGGTGCTATTGCCAGATTGGACATGGCTTCCCGTTTCCGCTGGCTTACGGCTACCCGCAGTACGGTGGTACAGCCCTCCAAAGTACACCCGGGCCTGTGCCTCGATGCGGAATTAACCCTAACGAAGCTGTTTGAACAACTGGTAGGTTAA
- the cysQ gene encoding 3'(2'),5'-bisphosphate nucleotidase CysQ — translation MTFAFKDLPEIDLTKLNAIAKQAGAEILTVYNLSSENMKVTQKEDQSPLTVADSLSHDVIFKSLSALTPHIPIISEEGKDIPYGTRKNWEYFWCVDPLDGTKEFIKHNGEFTVNIALIYKNTPVLGIIYVPVTGELYYGGINIGSWKETPDGVIKQLHAEVNSVNWTAVGSRSHASPEETAILSQYPVTETITAGSSLKFCLIAEGKAHIYYRHGPTMEWDTAAGQAIAVFSGATMTTPDGESFMYNKVSLLNGGFLCKVK, via the coding sequence ATGACATTTGCTTTTAAAGATCTGCCGGAAATTGATTTAACTAAATTAAACGCTATTGCCAAACAGGCTGGTGCTGAAATATTGACCGTCTATAACTTGTCATCCGAAAACATGAAGGTGACCCAGAAGGAAGATCAGTCGCCGCTTACGGTTGCAGATAGTTTGTCGCATGATGTTATTTTTAAAAGCCTGAGTGCCTTAACACCGCATATCCCCATCATTTCTGAAGAAGGGAAGGATATTCCTTACGGTACCCGTAAAAACTGGGAGTATTTCTGGTGCGTTGACCCATTGGATGGTACCAAAGAATTTATTAAGCACAATGGCGAGTTTACCGTCAACATCGCACTTATTTATAAAAATACGCCTGTCCTGGGTATCATATACGTCCCCGTTACCGGCGAATTATACTATGGAGGGATAAACATCGGAAGCTGGAAAGAAACTCCCGATGGCGTAATAAAACAATTACATGCCGAGGTAAATAGCGTTAACTGGACAGCCGTAGGCAGCCGGTCGCATGCCTCGCCAGAAGAAACAGCGATACTAAGCCAATACCCGGTAACGGAAACCATAACTGCCGGCAGCTCGCTCAAATTTTGTTTGATAGCCGAAGGTAAAGCCCACATTTATTATCGACATGGCCCAACCATGGAGTGGGATACCGCAGCAGGGCAAGCTATAGCAGTTTTTAGTGGCGCAACCATGACCACGCCTGATGGTGAATCTTTTATGTATAATAAAGTTTCCCTGCTCAACGGGGGCTTTTTGTGCAAGGTGAAATAA
- a CDS encoding ligand-binding sensor domain-containing protein produces the protein MPLKPKTRKLFLLSIMACVFWFTGYGQTLPLVNYTIQNGLPEATVYAAYTDVSGYLWVGTQGGAAAFDGRQFRVFDSQLGLPDNHVTAITGDGSRVYFGHRSGAISFYSNNSVNQFTHKDFVNKSAINAMLWQNQSLYLATQGNGLFCITFSNKGNSVKHFTTKQHLVSDTINKLIVKTTGEIWMATTKGLSVFNTFTEQVTAALPATVNQNILSVYQQPNGVLWCGTASGALYFDPDKPNVPVKKITLSQGLVDDYINMIRGDKKGNIWLATNNGVAKITNDIIKCFTRANGLLSEQVYDIAEDREHNIWLAQDDGISSYKESPFELYTTHDGLVYNEVYSIIEDDKHNYWVGTSQGITVFNPQTTPAKHIMTFTQKNGLPDDFVYKVFMDSRKNIWIACTNKGAVCYLPDKKRFLVFDRSNGLAGKEVVSINEDKRGRIWLATLDSGIAVYNYDKKQMQSYKSGHGFVSNSVWTVYRDPKGEMWLGSRDKGLIHFDTQTDKFTIVPGQEKLTNRDFGSISSDSKGNIWIASIGGGIFKYDGKSFKQYGIRQGIRSNNPYFIFCDRADRIWLGTNQGIDLFDPGTLTTRNFGRNDGFMGIETNQNAIYQSRNNDLWIGTVNGLMRYRFTNAEENIIAPIVYITKKHLLFDDQDLHRDRLTYKENHITFDYLGISLSNADKIRYSYLLDGFDAKWSPLSTESRVSYANLPPGKYAFMVKAGYKGGNWSAPVSYSFVISPPFFKTWWFIVLVCVAVYGIASTLYRYRVNQLLTLEKMRNKIASDLHDDIGSALSSISIFSEVADQQLKQESPHERTREVIGHISYHSRAMLEAMDDIVWAVNPKNDHFNDLAVRMREFAIPLLEARNITFDININPDIQNTRIQMEARKNIFLVFKECINNIIKHSHCTHMWVSVNKLNNQLEFVVIDNGRGFDQNQKNNRNGLGNMQKRAAEMKGVLQINSRPGNGTMIKLLVNI, from the coding sequence ATGCCATTGAAACCGAAAACACGGAAGCTTTTCTTATTGAGTATAATGGCTTGTGTTTTTTGGTTTACGGGATATGGGCAAACACTGCCGCTGGTTAACTATACCATACAAAATGGCCTACCCGAAGCTACTGTTTACGCTGCTTATACGGATGTTTCAGGGTATTTATGGGTTGGCACACAAGGCGGTGCTGCGGCGTTTGACGGCCGTCAGTTCAGGGTGTTTGATTCGCAACTGGGCCTGCCCGATAATCATGTTACAGCTATAACCGGAGATGGCAGCCGTGTATATTTTGGCCACCGCTCCGGGGCAATATCGTTTTATAGTAACAATAGCGTAAACCAATTCACGCATAAGGATTTTGTGAATAAGTCGGCCATTAATGCTATGTTATGGCAAAACCAATCCCTATATCTTGCCACTCAGGGCAACGGGCTTTTTTGCATTACCTTTTCAAATAAAGGGAATAGCGTTAAACATTTCACAACAAAACAGCACCTTGTTTCAGATACCATTAATAAGCTAATAGTCAAAACTACCGGCGAAATATGGATGGCTACTACAAAAGGCCTGTCTGTATTTAATACTTTTACTGAGCAGGTAACTGCGGCTCTGCCGGCGACGGTAAATCAAAATATCCTATCGGTTTATCAACAGCCAAACGGTGTGCTATGGTGCGGTACAGCTTCAGGGGCTTTGTATTTTGATCCGGACAAACCCAATGTTCCCGTTAAAAAAATAACGCTTTCGCAGGGTCTTGTTGATGATTATATCAACATGATCCGGGGCGACAAAAAGGGTAATATTTGGCTGGCTACCAATAACGGGGTAGCTAAAATTACCAACGATATAATTAAATGTTTTACCAGGGCCAACGGTCTGCTTAGCGAGCAAGTTTATGATATAGCCGAAGACAGGGAGCACAATATTTGGTTGGCGCAGGACGATGGCATATCCAGCTATAAGGAATCGCCTTTTGAACTTTATACCACACACGATGGCCTGGTATATAATGAAGTGTACTCGATTATTGAAGATGATAAGCACAATTACTGGGTGGGTACCTCGCAGGGGATAACCGTATTTAATCCTCAAACTACCCCGGCTAAACATATCATGACCTTTACCCAAAAGAATGGCTTGCCCGATGATTTTGTTTATAAGGTTTTTATGGACAGTCGCAAAAATATATGGATTGCCTGCACAAATAAGGGCGCGGTATGCTACCTGCCGGATAAAAAAAGATTTCTTGTGTTTGACAGGTCAAACGGTTTGGCAGGCAAGGAGGTAGTGAGTATTAATGAGGATAAAAGGGGCCGGATATGGCTGGCTACGCTTGATAGCGGCATAGCGGTTTATAATTATGATAAAAAACAAATGCAGAGTTATAAGAGCGGCCACGGTTTTGTAAGCAATTCGGTGTGGACTGTATATCGTGACCCGAAAGGAGAGATGTGGCTTGGCAGCAGGGATAAGGGCCTGATACATTTTGATACCCAGACAGATAAATTCACGATAGTACCAGGACAGGAAAAACTCACGAATCGTGATTTTGGTTCGATAAGCAGTGATAGTAAAGGTAATATATGGATAGCCAGCATTGGTGGCGGGATTTTTAAATATGATGGAAAAAGCTTTAAACAATATGGTATCAGGCAGGGTATAAGATCAAATAACCCATATTTTATATTTTGCGACCGGGCCGACCGCATATGGTTGGGGACTAATCAGGGTATAGACCTGTTTGATCCGGGCACCTTAACCACACGTAATTTTGGACGGAACGATGGTTTTATGGGTATTGAAACAAATCAGAACGCCATATACCAATCACGTAATAATGATTTGTGGATAGGTACGGTAAATGGGCTGATGCGTTACCGGTTTACAAATGCTGAAGAAAACATTATAGCGCCGATAGTATATATCACCAAAAAACACCTGCTTTTTGATGATCAGGATCTTCACCGGGATAGGCTTACCTATAAGGAAAATCATATAACGTTTGACTATCTGGGCATAAGCCTCAGTAATGCCGATAAAATACGCTATAGTTACCTCCTTGACGGGTTTGACGCTAAATGGTCGCCCTTGTCAACCGAATCGCGGGTTAGTTATGCAAACTTACCGCCAGGTAAATACGCCTTTATGGTTAAGGCAGGATATAAAGGGGGCAACTGGAGCGCACCGGTAAGCTATAGTTTTGTAATATCACCTCCTTTTTTTAAAACATGGTGGTTTATTGTGCTGGTTTGTGTGGCTGTTTATGGTATTGCATCTACATTATACCGTTACCGGGTAAACCAGTTATTAACGCTGGAGAAGATGCGCAACAAAATAGCAAGTGATCTGCACGATGATATTGGATCGGCGTTAAGCAGCATCTCTATTTTTAGCGAAGTAGCCGATCAGCAATTAAAACAAGAGTCGCCGCATGAACGTACAAGAGAGGTTATAGGCCATATATCATATCACTCCCGGGCCATGCTGGAAGCAATGGACGATATTGTTTGGGCAGTAAATCCTAAAAATGATCATTTTAATGATCTCGCAGTACGCATGCGCGAGTTTGCAATCCCTTTACTGGAAGCACGCAATATAACTTTTGATATCAATATCAATCCCGATATTCAGAATACCCGCATCCAGATGGAAGCCCGTAAAAATATATTCCTGGTTTTTAAAGAATGTATCAATAACATTATTAAGCATTCGCATTGTACGCACATGTGGGTATCTGTAAATAAGCTGAATAACCAGCTGGAGTTTGTGGTTATTGATAATGGCAGGGGCTTTGACCAAAACCAGAAAAATAATCGTAATGGTTTGGGTAATATGCAAAAGCGCGCAGCTGAAATGAAGGGGGTGTTACAAATTAACAGCCGGCCCGGCAATGGTACCATGATCAAGCTACTGGTTAATATTTAG
- a CDS encoding HipA family kinase → MNYAEPQLRTINVIRYVTPLREGGSMPAIAEGDDEFLYVLKFRGAGQGVKALIAELIGGEIARLLGLKVPELVFANLDPAFGRSEADEEIQDLLKFSVGLNLALHYLSGAITYDAVVNTLDAKLASQIVWLDCLLTNVDRTPRNTNMLMWHKELWLIDHGAALYFHHSWYNWDEQAIRPFVQVKDHVLLPQATMLDEVDAEFCSILTDERIRAIVDLIPDDWLTDDSENGTPEERRDVYTRFLTTRVAASEIFVKEAQYARAALI, encoded by the coding sequence ATGAATTACGCTGAACCACAACTCAGAACAATTAATGTGATACGCTATGTAACCCCTTTGCGCGAGGGTGGTTCTATGCCGGCTATTGCCGAGGGTGATGATGAGTTTTTATATGTACTTAAGTTTAGGGGCGCCGGGCAGGGCGTAAAAGCACTTATTGCAGAACTTATTGGCGGTGAAATTGCCCGCCTGCTGGGTTTAAAAGTACCCGAACTGGTTTTTGCCAATCTTGACCCGGCTTTCGGCCGTTCGGAGGCGGATGAGGAGATACAAGACCTGCTTAAGTTTAGCGTTGGACTTAACCTTGCGCTGCACTATCTTTCAGGCGCTATAACTTATGATGCGGTGGTGAATACGCTTGATGCCAAACTTGCCTCGCAGATAGTGTGGCTTGATTGTCTGCTTACCAATGTTGACCGTACTCCTCGCAATACCAACATGCTGATGTGGCACAAAGAACTATGGCTTATTGACCACGGCGCAGCCCTGTATTTTCACCATTCCTGGTATAATTGGGATGAGCAGGCCATACGCCCGTTTGTACAGGTTAAGGACCATGTACTATTGCCGCAGGCCACTATGCTGGATGAGGTTGACGCCGAGTTTTGTTCCATACTGACCGATGAGCGTATACGCGCTATTGTCGACCTGATTCCGGATGACTGGCTTACTGACGATTCGGAAAATGGTACGCCGGAAGAACGTCGCGACGTTTACACCCGTTTTTTAACCACACGCGTAGCCGCGTCTGAAATATTTGTAAAAGAAGCACAATATGCAAGAGCAGCACTTATTTGA
- a CDS encoding aldo/keto reductase → MKYRILGNTNEKLSAIGLGCMSMSSAYGTPDDKESIAALELAIDLGINFWDTADVYGNGVNEELLAPLLKSQRDKIFIATKFGFKSNPGEKGIQFDASPAYIKIAVEKSLKRLGVDEIDLYYAHRIDPNVPVEETVGAMAELVKEGKVRYLGLSEASTTSIKKAHAVHPISALQSEYSVLTRDVEQNVLPLTKELGISFVPFSPLARGLMTNTLDVSTLADGDFRKALPRYQQEYQDNNIRLAQGFAEIAAGKNSTAAQLALAWVLAQGDHIIPIPGTKKRKYLEQNAAAVDLELNTSDMAAIEALLAKYPNTGPRYNDDLNKLVDKD, encoded by the coding sequence ATGAAATACAGAATATTAGGAAATACAAATGAAAAGCTGTCTGCAATAGGCTTGGGCTGTATGAGCATGAGTTCTGCTTATGGTACACCAGATGATAAAGAATCAATAGCTGCTTTAGAACTTGCTATTGATCTGGGAATCAATTTTTGGGATACTGCCGATGTGTATGGTAACGGAGTAAACGAGGAACTTTTGGCTCCGCTTTTAAAATCACAGCGTGATAAAATATTCATAGCTACTAAATTCGGCTTTAAATCAAACCCTGGAGAAAAGGGGATACAATTTGATGCGTCGCCGGCTTACATTAAAATAGCGGTTGAAAAAAGTTTAAAAAGATTAGGCGTAGATGAGATCGATCTCTATTACGCGCACCGTATTGACCCCAATGTACCGGTTGAAGAAACCGTTGGCGCTATGGCCGAACTGGTAAAAGAAGGTAAGGTGCGTTATCTTGGCCTTTCCGAGGCTTCGACTACATCAATAAAAAAAGCACACGCCGTGCACCCCATAAGCGCCCTGCAAAGTGAATACTCTGTACTTACCCGCGATGTGGAACAAAATGTTTTGCCGCTTACCAAAGAATTGGGCATTTCTTTTGTCCCGTTTAGTCCGCTGGCAAGAGGACTAATGACCAACACACTGGATGTAAGTACGCTTGCAGACGGTGATTTCCGGAAGGCGCTACCCCGTTACCAACAGGAATACCAGGACAATAATATCAGACTGGCACAAGGTTTCGCGGAAATTGCTGCGGGTAAAAATAGTACAGCGGCCCAGTTGGCATTAGCCTGGGTTTTGGCACAGGGTGATCATATTATCCCGATTCCCGGCACCAAGAAAAGAAAATACCTTGAACAAAATGCCGCTGCCGTTGATTTGGAACTAAATACATCAGATATGGCAGCAATTGAGGCCCTGCTGGCGAAATACCCTAATACCGGCCCCCGATATAATGATGATCTGAATAAGCTGGTAGATAAAGATTAA